One genomic window of Dehalococcoidales bacterium includes the following:
- a CDS encoding 4Fe-4S binding protein produces MTTRTLRKIIKIDEEMCTGCGICVPSCVEGALQIVDGKAKLISERYCDGLAACIGECPEGALTIEERTAEEFDEEAVKLFMEQDKSAGDELPCGCPSSTVTQFASPDTAEAAPGTAAPQPSMLTQWPVQLTLVPPAAPFLQGTDLMLTADCVPFAHAAFHRDLLRDHSLLVACPKLDDFQAHLQKLGEILRQSDVKSLTVVHMEVPCCFGLVHMAQQAVQSSGKDIPFREITVGVRGDLKP; encoded by the coding sequence ATGACAACAAGAACGTTAAGAAAAATCATAAAAATTGATGAGGAAATGTGCACCGGCTGCGGTATCTGCGTCCCGTCCTGTGTTGAGGGCGCCCTGCAGATTGTTGATGGTAAGGCAAAACTCATCAGCGAGAGGTATTGTGACGGCCTGGCGGCCTGCATCGGAGAGTGCCCTGAAGGAGCGCTCACCATCGAAGAGAGGACCGCCGAGGAATTTGATGAGGAGGCGGTCAAACTATTCATGGAACAGGACAAATCTGCCGGAGATGAATTACCGTGTGGTTGTCCCTCATCAACGGTAACTCAATTCGCCAGTCCGGACACGGCGGAAGCCGCCCCCGGCACAGCGGCACCCCAGCCGTCAATGTTAACCCAGTGGCCGGTACAGCTTACCCTCGTTCCGCCAGCAGCGCCTTTCCTGCAAGGTACCGACCTGATGCTGACGGCGGACTGTGTTCCCTTTGCTCACGCCGCCTTTCACCGGGACTTGCTGAGAGACCACAGCCTGCTGGTCGCCTGTCCCAAGCTTGATGATTTCCAGGCGCACCTGCAGAAACTTGGAGAAATCCTGCGCCAATCAGACGTCAAAAGCCTGACGGTAGTCCACATGGAAGTACCCTGCTGCTTCGGACTGGTACACATGGCACAACAGGCGGTACAATCGAGTGGGAAGGATATCCCCTTCCGGGAAATAACCGTCGGCGTCAGGGGCGACCTCAAACCTTGA
- a CDS encoding Crp/Fnr family transcriptional regulator: MQHSRTQTLESTPIFSSLNKDELNELAALANERCFMSNKFIFWEGDEARWFYILTEGQVKVIKHSSSGKEFVIAFFGPGEMFGEVAVFEDKPYPASSQAVTKTRVLEIKKDDFLSFLANHPRVALKIINVLGGRLRDAQNRLRDLASERVEQRLAGILLMLSSKLGTTLPFTRQDIANMAGTTTETTIRVMTNLKNRGIIRSSRGQIVITNQEKLKLLSEGPPQV; this comes from the coding sequence TTGCAGCACAGCCGGACTCAAACCTTAGAAAGCACGCCAATCTTCTCCAGCCTGAACAAAGACGAGCTTAATGAACTCGCTGCCCTCGCCAACGAACGCTGCTTTATGTCAAATAAATTTATCTTCTGGGAAGGAGATGAAGCCCGCTGGTTCTATATCCTTACTGAAGGACAGGTGAAAGTTATCAAGCACTCCTCGTCCGGAAAGGAATTTGTCATCGCTTTCTTTGGGCCGGGGGAAATGTTCGGCGAGGTCGCCGTTTTCGAAGATAAGCCCTATCCAGCTTCATCTCAGGCTGTAACTAAAACCAGAGTGCTGGAGATTAAAAAGGACGACTTCCTTTCTTTTCTGGCCAATCACCCCCGGGTAGCCCTCAAGATTATCAACGTGCTGGGCGGAAGACTCAGAGATGCGCAGAACCGCCTGCGCGACCTGGCCAGTGAGAGGGTTGAACAACGGCTGGCCGGCATACTGCTGATGCTCTCTTCAAAGCTGGGCACTACCCTGCCCTTCACCCGCCAGGACATCGCCAACATGGCGGGTACAACCACCGAAACGACAATACGGGTTATGACCAACCTCAAGAACCGGGGAATCATCCGCTCCAGCCGCGGCCAGATAGTTATCACCAACCAGGAAAAACTTAAACTCCTGAGTGAAGGGCCGCCACAAGTATAG